From one Streptomyces chromofuscus genomic stretch:
- a CDS encoding ParA family protein, translated as MAGDGSGAPHNHFADYDELPDGHFYDPDAEYEPDPEYAATLAPDAARQRRERIGPTGRPLPYFPIPGPLTDHGPATIIAMCNQKGGVGKTTSTINLGAALAEYGRRVLLVDFDPQGALSVGLGVNPMELDLTVYNLLMERGLSADEVLLKTAVPNMDLLPSNIDLSAAEVQLVSEVARESSLQRALKPLLPDYDYIVIDCQPSLGLLTVNALTAAHKVIVPLECEFFALRGVALLTETIEKVQERLNPELELDGILATMYDSRTVHSREVLARVVEAFDDHVYHTVIGRTVRFPETTVAGEPITTYASNSVGAAAYRQLAREVLARCHAE; from the coding sequence ATGGCCGGCGACGGAAGTGGCGCGCCCCACAACCACTTCGCCGACTACGACGAACTGCCCGACGGGCACTTCTACGACCCGGACGCCGAGTACGAGCCCGACCCGGAGTACGCGGCCACGCTCGCGCCCGACGCGGCCCGCCAGCGCCGAGAACGCATCGGCCCGACGGGGCGCCCGCTGCCGTACTTCCCGATCCCGGGCCCGCTGACCGACCACGGCCCCGCGACCATCATCGCGATGTGCAACCAGAAGGGCGGTGTGGGCAAGACCACGTCCACCATCAACCTGGGTGCCGCGCTCGCGGAGTACGGACGCCGGGTGCTGCTCGTGGACTTCGACCCGCAGGGCGCGCTGTCGGTCGGTCTCGGGGTCAACCCGATGGAGCTGGACCTCACCGTCTATAACCTGCTCATGGAGCGGGGCCTGTCGGCCGACGAGGTGCTGCTGAAGACCGCGGTCCCCAACATGGACCTGCTGCCCAGCAACATCGACCTGTCGGCCGCCGAGGTCCAGCTCGTCTCCGAGGTCGCCCGCGAGTCGTCGCTCCAGCGCGCGCTGAAGCCGCTGCTGCCAGACTACGACTACATCGTGATCGACTGTCAGCCCTCGCTCGGCCTGCTCACCGTGAACGCCCTGACGGCCGCGCACAAGGTGATCGTGCCGCTGGAGTGCGAGTTCTTCGCCCTGCGCGGTGTGGCGCTGCTGACCGAGACGATCGAGAAGGTGCAGGAGCGGCTCAACCCGGAGCTGGAGCTCGACGGCATCCTCGCCACCATGTACGACTCGCGCACCGTGCACAGCCGCGAGGTGCTCGCGCGGGTCGTCGAGGCGTTCGACGACCACGTCTACCACACGGTCATCGGGCGCACGGTCCGCTTCCCGGAGACCACGGTCGCCGGCGAGCCGATCACCACGTACGCCTCCAACTCCGTCGGTGCCGCCGCCTACCGCCAGCTCGCCAGGGAGGTGCTCGCCCGGTGTCACGCCGAGTGA
- the ald gene encoding alanine dehydrogenase has protein sequence MIDVKVGIPREVKNNEFRVAITPAGVHELVRNGHQVVIERGAGLGSSITDAEYVAAGARILETADEVWAAADLLLKVKEPIAEEYHRLRKDQTLFTYLHLAASKECTDALLESGTTAIAYETVELPSRALPLLAPMSEVAGRLAPQVGAYHLMRAAGGRGVLPGGVPGVTPAKAVVIGGGVSGWNATQIAVGMGFDVTLLDRDINKLREADRIFGTKVKAIMSNSFELEKAVLDADLVIGAVLIPGAKAPKLVTNELVSRMKPGSVLVDIAIDQGGCFEDSRPTTHAEPTFEVHQSVFYCVANMPGAVPNTSTNALTNATLPYIVELANRGWVEALRRDPALAKGLNTHDGKVVYREVAEAHGLDHVELESLLG, from the coding sequence GTGATCGACGTGAAGGTCGGCATCCCCCGCGAGGTCAAGAACAACGAGTTCCGGGTGGCCATCACCCCCGCCGGCGTGCACGAGCTGGTGCGCAACGGTCACCAGGTCGTCATCGAGCGCGGCGCCGGTCTGGGCTCCTCGATCACGGACGCCGAGTACGTGGCCGCCGGCGCCCGGATCCTGGAGACGGCCGACGAGGTGTGGGCCGCCGCCGACCTGCTGCTCAAGGTCAAGGAGCCCATCGCCGAGGAGTACCACCGCCTGCGCAAGGACCAGACGCTCTTCACCTACCTGCACCTGGCCGCCTCCAAGGAGTGCACGGACGCCCTGCTGGAGTCCGGCACCACCGCCATCGCCTACGAGACCGTCGAGCTGCCCAGCCGCGCCCTGCCGCTGCTGGCCCCGATGTCCGAGGTCGCCGGCCGTCTCGCCCCGCAGGTCGGCGCCTACCACCTGATGCGCGCGGCGGGCGGCCGCGGTGTGCTGCCGGGCGGCGTTCCCGGCGTGACCCCGGCCAAGGCCGTCGTCATCGGCGGTGGAGTCTCCGGCTGGAACGCCACCCAGATCGCCGTCGGCATGGGCTTCGACGTCACCCTGCTGGACCGCGACATCAACAAGCTGCGCGAGGCCGACCGGATCTTCGGTACGAAGGTCAAGGCGATCATGTCCAACTCCTTCGAGCTGGAGAAGGCCGTCCTCGACGCCGACCTCGTCATCGGCGCGGTGCTCATCCCCGGCGCCAAGGCCCCGAAGCTCGTCACCAACGAGCTGGTCTCCCGGATGAAGCCCGGAAGTGTCCTTGTCGACATCGCGATCGACCAGGGCGGCTGCTTCGAGGACTCCCGTCCCACCACGCACGCCGAGCCGACCTTCGAGGTCCACCAGTCGGTCTTCTACTGCGTCGCCAACATGCCGGGCGCCGTGCCGAACACCTCCACCAACGCGCTCACCAATGCCACGCTCCCGTACATCGTGGAGCTGGCCAACCGCGGCTGGGTCGAGGCGCTGCGGCGCGACCCCGCGCTGGCCAAGGGCCTCAACACGCATGACGGCAAGGTGGTTTACCGCGAGGTCGCCGAGGCGCACGGACTCGACCACGTGGAGCTGGAGTCCCTGCTCGGCTAA
- a CDS encoding tetratricopeptide repeat protein: MADQAVDPGDVRVSGIRAPSPFLGRTRELKELRADIERAGLDTLSGRKAPRARVLLIAGRPGSGRTALAEELVRQVAERYPDGILRARLSEPDGTPVPVGRAAGDLLTALDLPTPPGAADDDLTAALREALAGRRVLLLLDDAADPEQVDALLPDTPDCLVVAVAQRPLTGIPDVRPCTLGGLDTKSAVELLSRHTGSVRITVDPRAAEALVEACQAQPAALVLAGGWLAARPQAAVADLTKQLHGEGDDGTPLGRVFRLIYSSLPGTAARILRLLSLAPAGRIDPHTASALAGCSVNGARQSLDEFVALGLLRTDGSPLPEYEVPGCLHPLLRAVCEREDRPAELQLARARMLERTVRLLQSCRAITETDSPQAREKLAGTPRALRFPTPRAAADWLRGRRPALLASARLAVADGELDTLARRLMSQLVRAMVAHVGMQAAAVDLYGIHRLVLDVAERRDLPREQAAALLNLGDLDARTGRTADALVRYRAALDAGRRANDPYATGRAMESVGGAHQELGDHDRAADWFGRALAERLARGEREEAARLYGRIATAHTYAGRYGEAQRNWRAAIAGYRRLGDVAAHARALSELARVQEYAGRPEESLRTCQEAVEWARRAEDARLQAALHLRLADTLEHLGDPTAALLHRRAAERMLGEESQKPETPDSATEQAANACEIRSTSAED; encoded by the coding sequence GTGGCGGATCAGGCGGTGGACCCAGGCGACGTGCGGGTGTCGGGCATCCGTGCGCCGAGCCCGTTCCTGGGCCGCACGCGGGAGTTGAAGGAACTGCGCGCCGACATCGAGCGCGCGGGACTGGACACCCTGTCCGGCCGCAAGGCCCCACGCGCGCGCGTACTGCTGATCGCGGGCCGTCCCGGCTCCGGCCGTACCGCCCTCGCCGAGGAGTTGGTACGCCAGGTCGCCGAGCGTTACCCCGACGGGATCCTGCGCGCCCGGCTCAGCGAGCCCGACGGCACCCCCGTGCCGGTGGGCCGCGCCGCCGGGGACCTGCTCACCGCCCTGGATCTGCCGACCCCGCCCGGTGCCGCCGACGACGACCTGACGGCGGCGCTGCGCGAGGCGCTCGCCGGCCGCCGGGTGCTGCTCCTGCTGGACGACGCGGCCGACCCCGAGCAGGTCGACGCCCTGCTCCCGGACACCCCGGACTGCCTGGTCGTCGCCGTGGCCCAGCGCCCGCTGACCGGCATCCCGGACGTCCGCCCCTGCACCCTGGGCGGGCTCGACACCAAGTCCGCCGTCGAGCTGCTGTCCCGGCACACCGGCTCCGTCCGGATCACCGTCGACCCGCGGGCGGCGGAGGCACTCGTCGAGGCGTGCCAGGCCCAGCCGGCCGCGCTGGTGCTGGCCGGCGGCTGGCTCGCCGCCCGCCCCCAGGCGGCCGTCGCCGACCTCACCAAGCAGCTGCACGGCGAGGGGGACGACGGGACGCCCCTCGGCCGGGTCTTCCGGCTGATCTACTCCTCGCTGCCGGGCACCGCCGCCCGGATCCTGCGCCTTCTTTCCCTCGCCCCCGCCGGCCGCATCGACCCGCACACCGCCTCGGCGCTCGCCGGCTGCTCGGTCAACGGCGCCCGGCAGAGTCTGGACGAGTTCGTCGCCCTCGGTCTGCTGCGCACGGACGGCTCGCCGCTGCCGGAGTACGAGGTGCCCGGCTGTCTGCACCCGCTGCTGCGCGCCGTCTGCGAGAGGGAGGACCGCCCCGCCGAGCTGCAGCTGGCCCGCGCTCGGATGCTGGAGCGGACCGTGCGGCTGCTGCAGTCCTGCCGGGCGATCACCGAGACCGACAGCCCCCAGGCCCGCGAGAAGCTGGCCGGCACCCCACGCGCCCTGCGCTTCCCCACCCCCCGCGCGGCCGCCGACTGGCTGCGCGGGCGCCGCCCCGCGCTGCTCGCCTCGGCCCGGCTGGCGGTCGCCGACGGGGAGCTGGACACGCTGGCCCGGCGGCTGATGTCCCAGCTGGTGCGGGCGATGGTGGCCCACGTCGGGATGCAGGCCGCCGCCGTCGACCTGTACGGCATCCACCGGCTCGTCCTCGACGTGGCCGAGCGCCGGGACCTGCCCCGGGAGCAGGCGGCGGCGCTGCTGAATCTGGGCGATCTGGACGCCAGGACCGGCCGGACGGCCGACGCCCTGGTCCGTTACCGGGCCGCGCTGGACGCCGGACGCAGGGCGAACGACCCGTATGCGACCGGTCGCGCGATGGAATCCGTAGGAGGGGCGCACCAGGAGCTCGGCGATCACGACCGGGCCGCCGACTGGTTCGGCCGGGCACTGGCCGAGCGCCTGGCCCGCGGGGAGCGCGAGGAGGCCGCCCGGCTGTACGGCCGGATCGCGACCGCGCACACCTACGCCGGCCGCTACGGCGAGGCGCAGCGTAACTGGCGGGCCGCCATCGCCGGGTACCGCAGGCTGGGCGATGTGGCCGCCCACGCCCGGGCCCTGAGCGAGCTGGCGCGGGTCCAGGAGTACGCCGGGCGGCCCGAGGAGTCGCTGCGTACCTGCCAGGAAGCCGTCGAGTGGGCGCGGCGGGCGGAGGACGCACGCCTGCAGGCCGCGCTGCATCTGCGGCTGGCCGACACGCTGGAGCATCTCGGTGATCCGACGGCCGCCCTGCTGCACCGCCGGGCCGCGGAGCGCATGCTGGGGGAGGAGAGCCAGAAGCCCGAAACGCCAGATTCAGCCACGGAACAAGCCGCTAACGCCTGCGAAATCCGTAGTACATCAGCTGAAGATTGA
- a CDS encoding NUDIX domain-containing protein, with the protein MTIKDTHEEWEIRATETPFVGNKTSVRTDDVVMPDGTVVRRDYQVHPGSVAVLALDDEGRVLVLRQYRHPVRQKLWEIPAGLLDVPGENPLHAAQRELYEEAHVKAEDWRVLTDVYTTPGGCDEAVRVFLARGLSDAEGERFEAEHEETDLELARVPVDELVRGVLAGELHNTCLVVGVLSLVAAQRGDGLEALRPAEAPWPARPFEA; encoded by the coding sequence ATGACGATCAAGGACACCCACGAGGAGTGGGAGATCCGGGCGACGGAGACCCCCTTCGTGGGCAACAAGACCTCGGTCCGCACGGACGACGTGGTCATGCCCGACGGCACGGTCGTGCGCCGCGACTACCAGGTCCACCCCGGCTCGGTGGCCGTCCTCGCCCTGGACGACGAGGGCCGGGTGCTGGTGCTGCGCCAGTACCGGCACCCGGTGCGCCAGAAGCTGTGGGAGATCCCGGCCGGTCTGCTCGACGTGCCCGGCGAGAACCCGCTGCACGCCGCCCAGCGCGAGCTGTACGAGGAGGCGCACGTCAAGGCCGAGGACTGGCGGGTGCTGACCGACGTCTACACCACCCCCGGCGGCTGCGACGAGGCCGTGCGCGTCTTCCTCGCCCGCGGCCTGTCCGACGCCGAGGGCGAGCGCTTCGAGGCCGAGCACGAGGAGACCGACCTGGAGCTGGCGCGGGTCCCGGTCGATGAGCTCGTACGGGGCGTCCTGGCCGGCGAGCTGCACAACACCTGCCTCGTCGTGGGCGTGCTCTCGCTGGTCGCCGCGCAGCGCGGCGACGGGCTCGAGGCGCTGCGCCCGGCCGAGGCGCCGTGGCCGGCGCGTCCCTTCGAGGCCTGA
- a CDS encoding CTP synthase — MPPKSTTTKHIFVTGGVASSLGKGLTASSLGMLLKARGLRVVMQKLDPYINVDPGTMNPFQHGEVFVTNDGAETDLDIGHYERFLDRDLDGTANVTTGQVYSTVIAKERRGEYLGDTVQVIPHITNEIKHRIRRMAADDVDVVITEVGGTVGDIESLPFLETVRQVRHEVGRDNVFVVHISLLPYIGPSGELKTKPTQHSVAALRNIGIQPDAIVLRCDREVPTAIKRKISLMCDVDEAAVVACPDAPSIYDIPKVVHSEGLDAYAVRRLDLPFRDVDWTTWDDLLDRVHRPDHEISLALVGKYIDLPDAYLSVTEALRAGGFANKTRVKIKWVTSDDCRTPAGAEAQLSGVDAVCIPGGFGDRGVSGKVGAIRYARENRIPLLGLCLGLQCIVIEAARNLAGIADANSTEFDPATSHPVISTMAEQLDIVAGEGDMGGTMRLGMYPAKLAEGSIVREVYDGKEYVEERHRHRYEVNNAYRSELEKKAGILFSGTSPDGKLVEYVEYPRDVHPYLVATQAHPELRSRPTRPHPLFAGLVKAAVERKNAK; from the coding sequence ATGCCGCCCAAATCCACGACGACCAAGCACATCTTCGTCACCGGGGGTGTCGCCTCCTCTCTCGGCAAGGGTCTGACCGCCTCCAGCCTGGGCATGCTGCTCAAGGCCCGGGGTCTGCGCGTCGTGATGCAGAAGCTCGACCCGTACATCAACGTCGACCCGGGCACGATGAACCCCTTCCAGCACGGTGAGGTGTTCGTCACCAACGACGGCGCCGAGACCGACCTGGACATCGGCCACTACGAGCGCTTCCTCGACCGCGACCTGGACGGCACCGCCAACGTCACCACCGGGCAGGTCTACTCGACGGTGATCGCCAAGGAGCGGCGCGGCGAGTACCTGGGCGACACCGTGCAGGTCATCCCGCACATCACCAACGAGATCAAGCACCGCATCCGCCGCATGGCCGCCGACGACGTCGACGTCGTGATCACCGAGGTCGGCGGCACGGTCGGCGACATCGAGTCGCTGCCGTTCCTGGAGACGGTCCGCCAGGTCCGGCACGAGGTCGGCCGGGACAACGTCTTCGTGGTGCACATCTCGCTGCTGCCGTACATCGGCCCCTCGGGAGAGCTGAAGACGAAGCCGACCCAGCACTCGGTCGCGGCCCTGCGCAACATCGGTATCCAGCCGGACGCCATCGTGCTGCGCTGCGACCGCGAGGTGCCGACCGCGATCAAGCGGAAGATCTCGCTGATGTGCGACGTCGACGAGGCCGCCGTCGTGGCCTGCCCCGACGCGCCGTCCATCTACGACATCCCCAAGGTCGTGCATTCCGAGGGCCTGGACGCGTACGCCGTGCGCCGCCTGGACCTGCCGTTCCGGGACGTCGACTGGACGACCTGGGACGACCTGCTCGACCGCGTCCACCGGCCGGACCACGAGATCAGCCTCGCCCTCGTCGGCAAATACATCGACCTGCCCGACGCCTACCTCTCGGTCACCGAGGCGCTGCGCGCGGGCGGCTTCGCCAACAAGACCCGCGTGAAGATCAAGTGGGTCACCTCCGACGACTGCCGCACCCCGGCCGGCGCCGAGGCGCAGCTGTCCGGCGTGGACGCCGTCTGCATCCCCGGCGGCTTCGGCGACCGCGGCGTCTCCGGCAAGGTCGGCGCCATCCGCTACGCCCGGGAGAACAGGATCCCGCTGCTCGGCCTCTGCCTCGGCCTGCAGTGCATCGTGATCGAGGCCGCGCGCAACCTGGCCGGCATCGCCGACGCCAACTCCACCGAGTTCGACCCGGCCACCTCCCACCCGGTCATCTCCACCATGGCCGAGCAGCTCGACATCGTCGCGGGCGAGGGCGACATGGGCGGAACGATGCGCCTGGGCATGTACCCGGCCAAGCTGGCCGAGGGCTCCATCGTGCGCGAGGTGTACGACGGCAAGGAGTACGTCGAGGAGCGGCACCGGCACCGCTACGAGGTGAACAACGCCTACCGCTCGGAGCTGGAGAAGAAGGCCGGCATCCTCTTCTCGGGCACCTCCCCGGACGGCAAACTCGTGGAGTACGTGGAGTACCCGCGCGACGTGCACCCGTATCTGGTCGCCACCCAGGCGCACCCGGAGCTGCGCTCGCGCCCGACGCGTCCGCACCCGCTGTTCGCCGGGCTGGTCAAGGCCGCGGTCGAGCGGAAGAACGCGAAGTAA